CTTGTTTTTGAGTAAAGATGTGAGAAACGCTTCCCCATATATTTAAGATTTCGATGGAAATACCAGTCTAATAAATGATGCGATGAAACAAGcgtgtttatttattttttttctccattgaTACAGCGTAATGACCAATATTATAATTCCATTCTATATTATAATTCTATTATTCAGCGTTAGCAAATATGCGTATCAAGTCACTTGGGGTCGCAGGGAGTTTGGATATGGGGCACTTGCTGTTCTCTTTTAGATATGGTAAAATACACCGGTAGCAAAACACATATCTGTGATTGGAAAAAAGAATCAGTTTTGAGTATAAAGTAGTAATATATGCAAATAGCTGAATAATACCCTGACACCCGCAGGACGCATTCGTTCTTCCATTGCTGTTGACACAGTGGACAAGCACCCGTCCTAGGTTTGGAGTTTTGGTTCTGTACAACGGAATGTGGTGGAGGTGGAATGGGTAAAGAAAGCATACTCTTGGCTTGTGATGACTGATTAGTAAACCACCATTCAAGAAATTGAATAAAGAAGGCACTCATTTCAATGATTTTAGTGAGAGAAATTCCTGGACTGCTGTTTTCACCACCATGTTTTAGTTTCACTCCTAACAGATGCAAAACAGGAGAATGGGTAACAGATTTTCCCCAAGTATAGAGCATCCAGTTTATCAAAACTATTAAATCATAGATGAACCGAATGCTAGAAAAGCTCATCACAGGATGTTGCTGAGTAGATGGTTGCCTTTTAGAGAAATATGCATCTAATTTCAACAAAGCATATGGAAGAACTGAAAGACTGATGAGTGAACAAAGTTTTGCCTTCCCATTCAATCTGCAATCATTTTTTGTGACTCTTTCTAGTCCATAAAAGTTTTCAGCAAATGAAGCACCtattaaaaaaaggtttgataTAATTTCATGGTTGCACTAAAGCAGAAAATTGTATACCATGGTTTACGTAGATAATAGCTCTGAAGTAAGCAGTCAAATACTAATTGGATTTCATTTGCCCAACGAAATGTTACACCCAAAGTTTCTGGATAATGATTTGCACAtacctataaaaaaaatgttctttttcatttttagaatTGTCTAAGTTTGGGTATGGATATAACAAGGAAAAAGCTACCCTAAAGAAGAATTTTATGGTTCCGCGAAGTGCTTGATTAAGTCCTTCTTGAGCAACTAGTTCAAAAATCGATGGCCTGCTCGAATCTAAAAGTAGTTGACTCAAGTGTGCTCCTCTTTCAGCCATAATGATCATACAACTGAACCagaatgattaaaaaaaaaattccatcaTCTCATCGCTCGCATTGTTAGCCAAAATAACGAAATACTAGCAGACAACCTTTCATTGTTCCAAAACAAGTTAAATTTGGCTAGGTTAATGTGCGGACGCGGATTGCGGAATGGgtaaactgcggactttcagagaccttcttctttttcttcacgtTTTCCTATTTTAGGCTTGTGTtcatcgctagatggcgttcgGCTTGAAAAAAACTTGTGCCAGGGTGTCCCTAAAACGCGAAACGAACAGGAACAGGCGAAAAGCGAATAAAACGCGAAACGCCGTGCCAATCAAGATGGTTTATTTCGCGGTTAAGCCGCTGAATGGTGTTTCATTCCCATGCTAAAGTGCGAAACAACGTTGCGAAACAGAAGGCTGCTGGATGGCTGGCGAAAGCGCGAAATGTTAAtatttcaataaataaaaaaagaaaattttaacagGAATCGCAGgtaatttaaagtcaaacatATTTGCTTTTACCAACGTGTTGAAAGTTAATTTTGGGCAAGGCTTTTACATTTCTGACAGAGTCAAACAgtctcatgagttttttcagGCCAAATTTATCATGCTATGGAACCATTCAAGGCACTCAGAGGTCAGAGCACTGGAGAACATCCCAGTTAGCCCAcggctttacattttttggtctaaactcaatttaattcaatcaattaatttaatttacttCAATCAGATTCTAAAcatattgttttatttaaaatgctagTTTTTTATTCCCCATCGTATTTAGTTTCCTATTAACCAATACAAGTTAACAATTCGTCGCAAATTTGTTCAAGTAAATgccaacaaattaaaaaaggactggaaagaaccatagattttaaaaatgagtttttgttgGCGTAGAGCTTACAATGCTTATCGGGGTTACATGTTCTCAAAAAAGAATAGTACACGGTTCTTATTTCTCTAAATGAAATGCAAAATCTAATGGCATTTTAAATAATGGTTTCGCAAAATCGTTTCGCTATTTAGGTTGCCTTTAGGCGATATTTGAGGGTTTCGCAGCCCATTGCCTGGGGGCTGTTTCGCACAGCGTTCCGCGTTTTAGTCACTGTTCGTTTCGCGTTTCACTTTCGCGTTTTAGGGATGCCCCTTGTCCCACGGCATGCGGTCATTGGACCCCCCAACAGTGGCCCCCGAGGGTACCACGACACcagaaaggggggggggggcagtGTCGTAGTACATACTACATACGACACCAGCCTCCCCCCCTccaacacagtcttcatctGTCCACGGAAACAGATCCGTTTAGATTGTCGGTCAAAAACGGATCCTCCAAGTGGTGGGGAACGGAATTGTTTCCGATCACTATGCGTACGGCTTATTCCGATTTGTTTCCGTTCAACATAGTCTCCGTggcgggcgttccaattttttttgattgtttagctatgttgtcattatttacgtttattgtttttgttttttttttgatttggttttaaagttagttgtatttgtgtttgtatttttaaaatctatatatatgtttaaaaagaataaacttttttaatgaaaaaaattgctgtatttcatttttttgaaccacgaaacaaattttacattagaacagaagtaagaatatattattatttgataggtaatattaatgaatttcttaccatttaacgaatgttatttaggattagtgaaatgcataaaatttttacagtgttactcagccaaagctttaaatttgcattcagtgtgttggctgcgttttccatccacgttgggaagtacacttttttattaagaaggtaatctattgtggcattgtaaaaaaattaacacaattatcaaacaggtaacttatctCACAAAActttaatgttatagccctgacatcactcttttattttcccttttccaggtatcgaatcccactaggttgaccggggcaacaaccaacaattgaatagtcaattaaaaAGCAACCATTTAAGCCAAGAATCAATAACTATagaataaaccattaaagctaattaggtatttttcaatgtaaaaatgtaattaaataatcaaataatcaaacaatttgttcgtgtcactTTTCACTCATTgaatttgctttatgttgtttatgaataaaacacttgctgcttactctttaaaacacattgagtttttatttaaaatttacttgtgtttacatgcattcttggtaatttaaaacgttggaataataataatgagaagttagaattcaaatttgaattacgcgcgtcatcaaaatggccgccgggaaggggccaagggggtacaattttattggaatttgtggttcttaaactataaaaatcgaagtaaaatataacatcaaaacatgctagagataataaagaatcttaataatatattttctgtttattttggtgtatattagtaaccaaacaacgtacccaaaaatgtctgtttttggccccctcccctcccctaaaatgtcataaaataaaataattaattacgttctatgttttcagcgaattttcgtaagttttacggcaatcgataggtatttaaaagcgctatctatttggtgaatttcatcaaaaaatattgaaaaggaaaaaaattctaaacgaatcaaatttttttcatttaatcgatcaagcgcAGGATTGGACCCaagcgacaaaacgcaaaaaaatttgattcatttagaatttttttccttttcaatattttttgatgaaattcaccaaatagatagcgcttttaaatacctatcgattgccgtaaaacttacgaaaattcgctgaaaacatagaacgtaattaattattttattttatgacattttaggggagggggggggagggccaaaaacagacatttttgggtacgttgtttggttactaatatacaccaaaataaacagaaaatatattattaagattctttattatctctagcatgttttgatgttatattttacttcgatttttatagtttaagaaccacaaattccaataaaatgtaccccccttggccccttcccggcatccattgcggcggccattttgatgacgcgcgtaattcaaatttgaattctaacttctcattattattattccaacgttttaaattaccaagaatgcatgtaaacacaagtaaattttaaataaaaactcaatgtgttttaaagagtaagcagcaagtgttttattcataaacaacataaagcaaattcaatgagtgaagagtgacacgaacaaattgtttgattatttgattatttaattacatttttacattgaaaaatacctaattagctttaatggtttattcttagttattgattcTTGGCTTAAATGGTTGCTttttaattgactattcaattgttggttgttgccccggtcaacctagtgggattccgatacctggaaaagggaaaataaaagagtgatgtcagggctataacattaaagTTTTGTGagataagttacctgtttgataattgtgttaatttttttacaatgccacaatagattaccttcttaataaaaaagtgtacttcccaacgtggatggaaaacgcagccaacacactgaatgcaaatttaaagctttggctgagtaacactgtaaaaattttatgcatttcactaatcctaaataacattcgttaaatggtaagaaattcattaatattacctatcaaataataatatattcttacttctgttctaatgtaaaatttgtttcgtggttcaaaaaaaatgaaatacagcaattttttttcattaaaaaagtttattctttttaaacatatatatagattttaaaaatacaaacacaaatacaactaactttaaaaccaaatcaaaagaaaaaaacaaaaacaataaacgtaaataatgacaacatagctaaacaataaaaaaaaattggaacgcccgccACGGAGACTATGTTAaaccaaggcctacttaatggttaaggcctgtaaacatGTATCTACTGCCATGAAGGCGACAGGTGTAGCCAGAATTCCTATCCCTGCCCATGGTTGTTGATATAATGGTTCCCACTGTCTGTGTTATAAGGTCCCATAAGGCAGCTGATTTTTTTGTGATCTTTGGTTACTGCGACAGCCCCGCGACCTGGTGTTGGAAGGGTGGAAGCTTACACTGAAACAACACAgaaattttctaagtccctCGTAAACAAATCAGAGCTATGCGTACTTTGCGGCTTTGCGCATCCGTTAAACAGATTGATTGACGATTTTCTAATTAAGATTAATTTCAGATGATAACAATAGATTTCATTGGTTCAATTTATAACTTGTAATGTGTATTAACATACATACAATTtacatttagaaaaaaaaaattaagcaaGTTTTGCCATCTTGAAATTTTGTCGCACGTTACTATCAACTTCTGCCAAATTACGTTCTTGAAAACGCTTTGATTCAAAATGATATCTAACTTGTACGAATTCCATTATTAAATAAGGATACGAGTCAGCACGGTGtgtcacaaaaaaaaggacaaagaTTGAGTACTTTGATTTTTGACATACAAATTTCGTAACTATCTCTCACTAAATAATGACCGTCATCTTCAAATTGAGACGAAATAATCTTTTCCACTTCCCGTATTGATTGAAAGACTGGGATTGTAACAAAAATTAGTCCTCCTCTATTGCGAAAAGCTGTGTACTGCTTTGCAGTGAAATCGTCTGGCAAATCAGCCTCCTCACAAACAACTGTTTCTTTACACTCTTGGCAAGATATTAACTGTCCCCTCGTCTGAAACATGTAGCCGCAGAGATCGTAAATTAAATTGTTTCTAGTAACATCTTTCTCATCATTTTGAATAACATTCACATAGCGAATTGAAATTTCGTCAAACAAATTATCGCGTAAGGAAGCTTTCATTGCGGCAGCCTTCCTCTCGCACTCCTTGAAGCGGTTAATCCAACATTTCGCATATGAAACCAATTGGTACACATCCTCTTTGTCATCTGCATTAGCCTTCTTTAACTTACATTTGACAGTTTGCGACATGGAGAGCGCACGGTAGATCTGAAGGAAAGAGTGTGCTGTTGGTCGGTTGTCGTAGGAGCGCACGATTCCAAAAAAACGCtatcaaattaaaacaataTTATAGTATACaccaaatttttaaaattaataaaaacatACTTCCAGAATATCTTGATTCATTTTGCCGGTCAGTACTAGTGAATACCCAGAATTGAACAATTCCTCAGTAATTTGGATTACGCTGTTGATTGTTAAGCGCCAACCAAAAAGAGTTTGATTCGAAACAAACATACTTTTAACAATGACCATATTCTTAGATTGCTTCTTGAACGCCTGTTCAGTCAGTTCCAGACATCTCAGCATTTgatccaaaatttttttcttgttatgcCAGTTGCTAATCGTTATTCCTTCCTTTGGAATGCGTCCATTTAACACATCAAATACGTTATTCAAAAGAAATGTAAGTCTCTCTGTAGGTAGAGAATCTGAAACATTGAAGCAGTAATAAGTACAAATAACATGATAATTAATGAGTTGTAAAATACCTTTGAATATTAATCTAATGCTAtctttttcgtatttttcTCTGTAGTGATTCAAAGCAATGCTCATACGTCTTGAAAAAACCTTTACCACTAATTGCATCGACATCTTCTCGCTGTTATTTGGATTAATAAACAATTCCATCACACACATTGCTTACTTCCACGGCACCAATAATGTTAGATAAATCTTCAATTACATTGAAATTAGTCTTAACATTACGGGGAAATATTTGTTTTCCATTGAGGAACAATTCCACCTTATTCATGGAGACAACTGAGATTGTTTTTATTACAATTTTGCGATCTGGAGAAAATGAATGACTGAAACACACGAGGGTTTTGTTAACCTTATCTTCTTGCCACATCCACGAAGAGGAAGGTAGTTTGACTCTCGCAATAACATCAGTGTATGTAGCTGGGTCAAGGTATCCTTCCATTTCTGTCTCCCGTGCTGTTTGTTCTGAATTTTCTTGTAACATTTCTTCTGTCATTTCACCCGGTGCTCCAATCAGTTCATCCACTTCCATATCATTCGGTTCAAATTCTACTCTCAATTGAGATTCAGATTCAgatgccatttctttttcaggtGGAATGTGTAGGAGTGTTTCAGTAGTAGGTTCCTGGAACATGTCTTCTGTTGTTACACATGGTAATGCCACAGGTTCAGCTGCTTCCATATCAtttacttttcctttttcagcgTCAAGTTGGTGTATAGCTGTAACATAACATGtcatgtttttaaaaaatatcttaTTACACTTAGTTTTTAATTTACCTATGCTATTTGACGTTGACTTCTTTGCATGTGATGGGATCAATACATTGGTGTTGTTATTCGACAAAAATGATTGATTGTCCAACTGCAGCTTAGGATTAGCAGCTTTAGACTTTGCTGTTATATTTCGATATGGTGACTTAAACCTATCACTGTGAACATACTTCTTTGCAGCAGGTCTTTCGAGTACGCTGACATCATTTCCTGTTAGAAACATACAGAATTAGCAGTATTAGTATAAGTTAACATTGTCATGGATAATTAAAATTTGAGAATACCTAGCAATTTACTGGGCCGAGCACCTGATTTTAATTTCCATTTCGGATAACTGTAAAACACGCCTTGAATTTCTCTCCCTTTGAGTATGTCgttcttttcaaaatgaatactGCAAATTCTGGACTGGCAAGTGAGTCCTGGCTTTTTAATAATTTCCTGCCAGGAATTTAGACACAACTTCGGTGGATGGAAAAACGCAagactttcattttctttgttataaGAAGATTTACaattaaaaacgaaacatGGTTTGCGTGTCATTTTACATTAATCTGCATTTCCGCCATTAAAACGTGAATTCTTCGTTTCTGCAGTAAGCCATTCAGTTAGAGATTGTGTGGGCAGATGGCAGCACTTTCGTAGTAACCATGCCCTGAGGAAAGATCATTGACGGAGaactttcaatttttttcttatgggACCTTATAACACAGACAGTGGGAACCATTATATCTACAACCATGGTCTTGTAATTCTGTACGAGAATCGCATTCCCTTGGCCagtaaattgaaattttctctGTCTTCGTTTACTCTTCCTGATTTTTCCTTGCAACATTCCCGTTCATAACAACCATTTTGGTCCCATTTctgaaaataaattatatttataACTCACTATGAATATTTATATTACCgcatcatcttttctttcttgcagaTGAAGATCCCGAGCTGAATAACTCAAACAAACGCCGTCTTCTTCCACATATTCAGCAAGCAGCAACGTTCACTCCAAATATGAATGCGGCCAAAGACAGAATCCTCCTGTTGCCAATCCGTCGGCTTCTACCATCGGCACCGCATGAAGCAGCTCTTTCGCCAAGAACACGTCCAGTAGTATGCCGAAGAATAAACTTTTCGGAAGATAAATTAAAGAATGTCGATTGCTTAGACAATTCAGGCATGGACAATCAGGATCAGCCAATTTAATTGCTGAGAAGAGAGAGGGCACTACTCAATATTATTTCAAAACTTAAAATCTCATAAACAACATTACCTCTATTGTTTTTTACAGACTGTGGTGGCCTTTTCTATCCCACAGTTGAGTTTGTGTCAAGGCTGTGGACGGTGTATCTATTTGTAAAGGAGTGCCTTTGACAGATGTCAAGCTCGACTTTCATGTTGAAGGGCCTTGTTGAATTCCTTCTGCCCCATCTGGAGACATGTAACACTTTTCTCTGTGAAATCGCTCGTCCtggtgaaaaaaacaaagcattAATTGAAGTTATTttgagaaaatttttgaaaccaaTTTTGTCTAACAAGAGAAAGTTGCGTTTAAGTTTAAATAAGAAGACCAGTACCTTTGGTCCAGCCAATAAGGAACGTAGGGCCAGAACACtgaaacaataaatgaaactcaaattctgcagcattttctatttcttaaatttaaataacaaaatgctTACCATTATTTGGCTGAAGACGTCAAACGTTAGTCCCAAccccattttctttctatcttcCCATCCTTACGAGGTGGCATTTTTGAACGCCAGACGGCGAAGTCTtcacctccttttttcttctgattggctcttgaCTGGGGAAAGGATAGGGAATTTTGCAAATCCTCTCGCCGTCATAGGGGAACattcaagtttacaggccttaaccattaagtaggccttggttaaacggaaacaaatcgGAATAAGCCGTACGCATAGTGATCGGAAACAATTCCGTTCCCCACCACTTGGAGGATCCGTTTTTGACCGACAATCTAAACGGATATGTTTCCGTGGACagatgaagactgtgttgcCCCCTCCCCTCAAATTAATTCAATCGAAGGGGCTGTCGCAGTGGCAGTCGACACCTAATGCCTAATGAATGACAGATCCTTTCATTCACTAAATCTTGGTGGTCAAGCAAGATGGTGTTGGGAACACACAGTGACCCAGAGTTGTTTACGTCTTGTGCACATTCTGTGTTGGCTTCTATTCACCCAAGTAATCAATAATCCCTTTTGTGTCTTCCCTAAAGCAAAGGATTCTATCAGCTGCTTGCTTCATTTGAATCCAGTTGACAGTTACATTTACTAGCTGTTCGAAGTTTTATGGGTGGCTACTGTTTAGTATTAGTAACATTAAGCTTCATCTGATTTAAGTAAAAGAAATATTAAGGGAAAAACGACTCTTTGGAAACTAACATAAACATCATGGTATAGGAGTTATATATATGGTATATGGTATAACTCCTATACCATGATAAACATGTACCAATCCTTTacacacaaaacaacaacaaaagaagagcTTGTTATGGTATGTTAGGAAATAAATATTGTAGAGTAAAATGAGAAGACTTTTAACTCTGCTTTTCCTCATAGGTGCTGTAATAGTATATTTGCAGAATTGCAAAATTGCTTGCCTGAAGAATGTACTCAGGATTGAAAAATGTTCACAGCAAAAACGTCTAGTTTCAATTCTAAACGTCAAATAAACAGATTTCCGGGCAAGCCGGTCATGAAGGAAATGGAAGAATATTCTCTGTATTACATGGCAAGAAGAATACATCCTTGACGTCACCTCTGTGCTGCAGAAAAATCAGCAAATCTACATCCTAATTTTCTGCTGTTCCGTCAGTCACTCCAATGCTTTCGACAACAGGACATCAGCAGCATTCTTCAATCAGACTGCTCCTGTTTGTTTTGAAGATGTATTGCTTGTCATGCCTGGTGAGAAATTTCACAGGGCTGTGTTGTAAATTTGTATCACCTTTACAaaggtataacaaaaatggcatttctttttaaatatagaattACGTTGTTTCCCTACTTCATTGGACAGCAGACTTAGATCACATGTCGACTGTGAAAAAGATCATCTTTGTTACCGAAAATGGCTCTCTCCATTCGCGACACCAGACCTCCCCAGTGTGTCATTCTGATGCAGAGctccataaatgaagttgaacGTTTTGAACCATCTCAGGCCAAAGCTGAAGTTCTAGTTCTGTTTTTTCTGCCTGTAAACCCATGATTTCAACTAATTGAAATGCAATTTATTGTGTTGTTTGCAGAGGTATTAGGAAAGTAGTCGCTTTTTGGCTAGAATTTCTACGCCATCAGATGCATCAATAGGAATGGTGTTCACTTCCTCGACGTCATTGCTCACGTAATTTAATAAATTGAGCTTCGAAAAACGTTATACtaatcttcaatttttaatagaaaacTTTTATGCATTGTTCTTATCTCGAAGTTATATCGACTTGAAAAGGCCAATCGGAAGAGAGTACTCTTTTCCTTGACATAAAGAACGGAAATTTAATGCATTAGCAAGTCATCCGCATCCAACCAGATCAAACGCTCGAGATATCCCGCCTCGTCCGGCAACTTACTATCCAGCAACGCATCCATCAACACTAATTGACTACATGCCGAATCGACGATTTCCATACAAGATGAATGTTAAAATCCAAGGAGATCTGGTGAGCAGGATGCAACGGACTATGTCATGTCAAACCATTAGCTGAATACAACGAATACCATCAGCATCAGCTCTCCAGAACGAGAGGTAAGGAAGGATTGCACGAATATTTATTGAATACATATTGATAGGCAATCGTTTATATATTGATTCatgtttcgtttcctttacATAGGTTAATAATCATACTGAATCAAAAGAGATACCTAGTTGAACGAGATTTTAGAATGATAACGACTGGAAGTGCAAGTGGAAATTTCAAAGAACGCTACCTGCACGTTAGATTTCATCGCTGATTCATCTCgaagataaaataattaatttttataaattgaagtgcatatctgggctcccttcttttctgtggtcccgtttccccttgacttgtgataagcccgtagggggtcatgcccctactgtgatcagcagcaaaggttgtgagtgcgctgtccggaaaggggacgtgggggtcctcaagttctatgatatcattggagggcgaagaggctacccacaaatccgaattaacggttaatcgctcacgtaaaaacttgtccgaaaccttccatcctcttccggcttctcttagccacgccccgggtaatctccccgggggttCAAATTCAATTGAGGCAAATGTCTTAAACTACAAGTTATTACTTAAACAatacaaatttgaaaaaatttaattttcgaGTTGTTACTACatttcatccattttctttcatcttatttacatttcaatttctttacagATTTCAATTCTATTTTCGTTTACTCCACACGGTTGAATATGCATTGATCTTTAACAAATTCATGATTGCTCTTTATGCGTAGGGATTGAACCCATCGAACCTACTTCATTTAGCTTATAAAGCCAATGTTTTACAAACTTAAGTACTCAATCATTCAACATGTATGGCTTGGGGATCGAACCCATTATCTTTAACTTTTACAGccaatgctctaccactgagctacaaTTAGTATTATAATTGAATCTACTGCTTTTGCAAATGGCTGTACCTACGTAAAAGTGTTGTTAAAAAtctcttgatttttttaacCGTTTTTAGTTCGTCTTGTggtatttcaaaatttacaCTGATTGATTGGGCTTTCCGTTGCATGTACAAGATCCATTGACTAATTTGTAACCACATCGCATTTTAACTCTGACGGGAATCGAACCTCGACTTTCGGCTTACCAAACCGTTGCTCAACCATAGAGCCATAGAGCTGCAGGAACATTTTGACTGTATTTCTATATAATGTAGTTGTAACATGTAGACACTTAATATTGTCAcggttatttgaggccccatggactagttgtcacgtccggcgcttctgtattggctattgaccgcaactctacccgagatgtccggcagtcttgtcagcagatatttctcccggtagctgctgtctacgttagtgcataaatacttgtgtgtgtcccttgctgtcgccccagtctagttgtaactgtttgttagtactgtgtgtgtgtgcgtatcgacagtgaatacaatcttaatcgctacttgagtctcagcgttattcctccgtgctacatggtggagatgcagaacttgtggtaagtctttgcgctgtttcattctattgtgctctagttgtgcggaggcgggagctgttaggggcttccgagagtcgtcgacccaacCGGCCTACGTGCCTTaaactgttggggtacgaagccacagcaccggccgtgtgacgggcgattagggtgcgatagcgcggggacggccataagaatttctggggaggtaggtgtgacctagtggtgattaagggggcgtagaggcggacagtggtgcgctgcaaggcggtagatcaccgccggtaacgattgaaaaaaatCGGGAGTTTGGACGACGAGGGGTTCGTCGGGAAGCGGCAGGTTGTCGTGGGCGACGATCTAGGGATCGTGGGTAGACGGTGTGTCATCCGTCAGGTAACGACGGTCGATCGTTGGCGGGGGAGTAGGAGTTTCGTGCAGAAGGCGgtagatgagtgggggtgCTGGAAGAGGCAGGGGAAGACAGCGCCCTCGAGACGAATTTGGGCGATTTACGCCAAGGAGTGATCAGGCAATCGTAGGCAGTGCCAGCGGAACCCTCAGTCGTTTGGACGACGTTGTAGGGGAGCCGGGAGGATTATCCGAGAGAGAAGACCCATCAGGGGTTATAGCAAGGGAAAGTAATTTGGGACAACACCAGGCTAGTATTAGCGAGGAAGAAACTGTAGCGTGGGCTGACGGCGAGGACAGCCCCAATTCGGAAAGCAGTGAAGGTGGGTTAGAGTGGGATTTTGAGGCTTTTCGGCGCAGATCCTCGGTGGTAAGCGCTCGATTGCTACGCAGCAGGGCCGCCAGAAATTCTGTTGTAGCTGGGGTAGTCGCACCCCTTAATCCCG
The genomic region above belongs to Daphnia magna isolate NIES unplaced genomic scaffold, ASM2063170v1.1 Dm_contigs139, whole genome shotgun sequence and contains:
- the LOC123467048 gene encoding LOW QUALITY PROTEIN: peroxisome assembly protein 12-like (The sequence of the model RefSeq protein was modified relative to this genomic sequence to represent the inferred CDS: deleted 1 base in 1 codon), with the translated sequence MIIMAERGAHLSQLLLDSSRPSIFELVAQEGLNQALRGTIKFFFRVCANHYPETLGVTFRWANEIQLVFDCLLQSYYLRNHGASFAENFYGLERVTKNDCRLNGKAKLCSLISLSVLPYALLKLDAYFSKRQPSTQQHPVMSFSSIRFIYDLIVLINWMLYTWGKSVTHSPVLHLLGVKLKHGGENSSPGISLTKIIEMSAFFIQFLEWWFTNQSSQAKSMLSLPIPPPPHSVVQNQNSKPRTGACPLCQQQWKNECVLRVSGYVFCYRCILPYLKENSKCPISKLPATPSDLIRIFANAE
- the LOC123466435 gene encoding uncharacterized protein LOC123466435, which produces MSMQLVVKVFSRRMSIALNHYREKYEKDSIRLIFKDSLPTERLTFLLNNVFDVLNGRIPKEGITISNWHNKKKILDQMLRCLELTEQAFKKQSKNMVIVKSMFVSNQTLFGWRLTINSVIQITEELFNSGYSLVLTGKMNQDILERFFGIVRSYDNRPTAHSFLQIYRALSMSQTVKCKLKKANADDKEDVYQLVSYAKCWINRFKECERKAAAMKASLRDNLFDEISIRYVNVIQNDEKDVTRNNLIYDLCGYMFQTRGQLISCQECKETVVCEEADLPDDFTAKQYTAFRNRGGLIFVTIPVFQSIREVEKIISSQFEDDGHYLVRDSYEICMSKIKVLNLCPFFCDTPC
- the LOC123467036 gene encoding uncharacterized protein LOC123467036, which encodes MTRKPCFVFNCKSSYNKENESLAFFHPPKLCLNSWQEIIKKPGLTCQSRICSIHFEKNDILKGREIQGVFYSYPKWKLKSGARPSKLLGNDVSVLERPAAKKYVHSDRFKSPYRNITAKSKAANPKLQLDNQSFLSNNNTNVLIPSHAKKSTSNSIAIHQLDAEKGKVNDMEAAEPVALPCVTTEDMFQEPTTETLLHIPPEKEMASESESQLRVEFEPNDMEVDELIGAPGEMTEEMLQENSEQTARETEMEGYLDPATYTDVIARVKLPSSSWMWQEDKVNKTLVCFSHSFSPDRKIVIKTISVVSMNKVELFLNGKQIFPRNVKTNFNVIEDLSNIIGAVEVSNVCDGIVY